The proteins below come from a single Desulfovulcanus ferrireducens genomic window:
- a CDS encoding MBL fold metallo-hydrolase RNA specificity domain-containing protein: MKVKFLGAARTVTGSCYILEVNGARFAVDCGMYQGNKEIEKRNWNVQAYEAKKLDFILLTHAHIDHSGLLPKMVKEGFKGDIYVTPPTRDLLEIMLYDSAHIQEMETEWKNKKRARKGQPKIEPLYTQADVDKTLSLLKPIEYFEEIDVGPGIRVMYKDAGHILGSAFIEIWVEKDKQKFKLVFSGDLGRPKQLLVKEPSCSEVADFLFLESTYGDRDHKNEMQSRDELAEAIRYSYGHGEKVIIPAFAVERTQEVIYSLYLLYKEGKLPKDMPVFLDSPLAIKATQIFRKHHRYFDLQTRELLERGEDPLQLPNLKFTLTPQESMQLNSLSGPAIIISASGMANAGRIKHHLRHNIWRKGVSIVFVGFQAQGTPGRKIVDGAKTIRILGEELAVRAKVFTINGFSAHAGQSQILDWLSCFRNHGMKVFLVHGEYKAQKILAELITARFGHEVHIPDYLEECTLKPEKIFEPRVDIEKARPSVNWDFLFTDLQGKVDTLKNRIPDFQRLNWTEQTELRDDLLEINTMLSKLLSEIPDS; the protein is encoded by the coding sequence ATGAAAGTAAAGTTTCTAGGGGCAGCACGCACTGTAACAGGTTCATGCTATATCTTAGAAGTAAACGGCGCAAGATTCGCTGTAGATTGCGGCATGTATCAAGGGAATAAGGAAATAGAGAAAAGAAATTGGAACGTACAAGCCTATGAAGCTAAAAAATTAGATTTTATTCTGCTTACACATGCCCACATTGACCATTCAGGTCTTCTACCCAAAATGGTAAAAGAAGGTTTTAAAGGAGATATATACGTAACTCCGCCTACAAGAGATCTTCTGGAGATTATGCTATATGATAGTGCACATATCCAGGAGATGGAAACCGAATGGAAGAATAAAAAAAGAGCTAGAAAAGGCCAGCCTAAGATCGAGCCGCTATACACTCAAGCTGACGTGGATAAGACCTTATCTTTATTAAAGCCAATTGAATACTTTGAAGAAATAGATGTTGGCCCGGGCATAAGAGTTATGTACAAGGATGCAGGGCATATTTTAGGTTCTGCTTTTATCGAGATCTGGGTGGAAAAGGATAAGCAAAAATTTAAGCTTGTTTTTTCAGGAGATCTGGGACGACCGAAACAGCTGTTGGTTAAGGAGCCCAGCTGTTCGGAGGTGGCGGACTTTTTATTTCTGGAATCTACTTATGGCGACCGGGATCATAAAAATGAAATGCAGAGCAGAGATGAACTGGCCGAGGCCATCAGATATAGTTACGGTCATGGAGAAAAGGTAATTATCCCTGCCTTTGCAGTAGAAAGAACTCAAGAGGTTATTTATTCTCTTTACCTTTTATATAAAGAAGGTAAGTTGCCTAAAGACATGCCTGTATTTCTTGATAGCCCTCTGGCCATCAAGGCCACGCAAATTTTTCGCAAACATCACAGGTATTTTGACCTGCAAACCAGAGAACTACTTGAGCGTGGTGAAGATCCTTTGCAGCTGCCTAATTTAAAATTTACCCTGACTCCTCAAGAATCCATGCAATTAAATAGTTTGTCCGGGCCGGCCATTATTATCTCTGCTAGTGGCATGGCCAATGCTGGAAGGATCAAGCATCATTTACGCCACAATATCTGGCGCAAGGGAGTTAGTATTGTTTTTGTCGGGTTTCAAGCGCAGGGCACGCCTGGCCGAAAAATTGTTGATGGCGCCAAAACTATTCGTATTCTAGGGGAAGAATTGGCTGTAAGGGCCAAGGTGTTCACTATTAATGGGTTTTCAGCCCATGCCGGCCAGAGTCAGATCTTAGACTGGCTATCTTGTTTCAGAAATCATGGGATGAAAGTTTTTCTTGTTCATGGTGAGTACAAGGCGCAGAAGATATTAGCCGAACTAATCACGGCACGTTTTGGACATGAAGTGCATATTCCAGATTATCTAGAAGAGTGTACTTTAAAACCGGAAAAGATATTTGAACCCAGGGTTGACATAGAAAAGGCCAGGCCATCGGTTAATTGGGATTTTCTGTTTACAGACCTGCAAGGCAAGGTAGATACCCTGAAGAACCGTATTCCTGATTTTCAAAGATTGAATTGGACTGAACAGACAGAACTCAGGGATGACCTTTTAGAGATAAATACAATGTTGTCTAAGTTATTATCAGAGATCCCTGATTCGTAA
- a CDS encoding HAD family hydrolase: MFICNFLLKKIEIAGLKGIIFDCDGVLFDSREVNIKYYNMIKEALGLPPMCKEEEEYVHMHSVDNSLRFIVPDKLRHKLPEIRQKINYKVLIPYMRPEEGLLPLLQFLRQKRIACSVNTNRTTTMDLVLEHFQLYTYFSPVITAARVSQPKPNPEGIFKILRMWSYRPEQVVFIGDSEVDQETARRAGVPFWGFKNIYLQADMYIPDFWTMRQYLIRNL, encoded by the coding sequence TTGTTTATTTGTAACTTTCTTTTGAAAAAAATAGAAATAGCAGGCCTTAAAGGGATAATTTTTGATTGTGATGGTGTGTTGTTTGATTCGAGAGAAGTTAATATCAAATATTACAATATGATTAAAGAAGCCCTCGGACTACCTCCAATGTGTAAGGAGGAAGAGGAATATGTGCATATGCATTCAGTGGACAATTCGTTAAGATTTATTGTCCCTGATAAGTTACGTCATAAACTTCCTGAAATTCGTCAAAAAATCAATTATAAAGTTTTAATTCCGTATATGCGCCCGGAAGAGGGGCTGTTGCCACTTTTGCAGTTTCTGAGGCAAAAAAGGATTGCCTGTTCTGTTAATACTAACAGAACTACAACTATGGATCTGGTCCTGGAGCATTTTCAGCTCTACACTTATTTTTCTCCGGTTATAACTGCAGCTAGGGTTAGTCAGCCCAAGCCTAATCCTGAGGGCATTTTTAAAATTTTGAGGATGTGGTCATATAGACCAGAGCAGGTAGTTTTCATTGGCGATTCCGAGGTAGACCAGGAAACAGCCCGCAGGGCCGGGGTACCTTTTTGGGGGTTTAAAAATATTTATTTACAGGCGGATATGTATATCCCCGACTTCTGGACTATGCGACAATACCTGATACGCAACTTATGA
- the rsmD gene encoding 16S rRNA (guanine(966)-N(2))-methyltransferase RsmD: MRIIAGKYKGRKIKTCHGQGYRPATGRVRESLFSMLEARGVFWPEVAVLDVFAGSGSLGLEALSRGAKKAVFWEKNARAANFIRANLRLLDVPKTKAHVLCADVFKILDKNADLSFDMVFIDPPYGKDLLIPALQGLIAHGWINEQALIVAEVENKLELTHLFKENLILLKDKLFGQTRIYIWEKKNA, encoded by the coding sequence ATGCGAATAATTGCCGGGAAATATAAAGGAAGAAAGATTAAAACCTGCCATGGCCAGGGATATCGGCCAGCAACAGGACGGGTAAGAGAATCGCTTTTTTCCATGCTTGAGGCCAGAGGAGTGTTTTGGCCTGAGGTAGCAGTATTGGATGTTTTTGCCGGCAGTGGTTCTTTGGGTTTGGAGGCCTTGAGTCGCGGGGCTAAGAAAGCTGTTTTTTGGGAAAAGAATGCACGGGCAGCAAATTTTATTCGGGCCAATTTAAGGTTACTTGATGTTCCAAAGACAAAAGCCCATGTTTTATGTGCTGATGTGTTTAAAATTTTGGATAAAAATGCTGACTTAAGTTTTGACATGGTTTTTATTGATCCTCCCTATGGTAAAGATTTATTGATTCCTGCTCTCCAGGGCCTGATCGCACACGGTTGGATTAATGAGCAGGCTTTGATTGTAGCAGAAGTGGAGAATAAATTGGAACTAACACACCTATTTAAAGAAAATTTAATACTTTTAAAAGATAAATTGTTTGGTCAGACAAGGATTTATATATGGGAAAAGAAAAACGCGTAG
- the miaA gene encoding tRNA (adenosine(37)-N6)-dimethylallyltransferase MiaA: MDSTENLPKIICILGPTGTGKTDLALSLAKKVDISVINFDSRQVYKELPIITAQPSVQEQSVCPHYLYGFLTVREKISAGEFVSLASDLIWREWKRQRLPVLVGGTGLYLRSLLYGLAPIPSVPDSVRDEVKLKCIKHGPEALYAELKKVDPEYAEKIHPRDRQRITRALEVYLATGTTISDWHKRHKPELKFSALKIGLIHDLDMLTERLAIRIDKMLSLGAVEEVENAYKMYKDETLPGFSGIGCPELIAYLKGHLTLEEAKKLWLKNTRAYAKRQITWFKKEKNIFWFKPQEVMLAWDKIIAWLD, encoded by the coding sequence ATGGATTCAACAGAGAACTTGCCTAAAATCATCTGTATTTTGGGTCCAACAGGGACGGGCAAGACTGATTTGGCCCTATCTTTGGCCAAAAAGGTAGATATATCTGTAATCAATTTTGATTCCAGGCAGGTCTACAAAGAATTGCCTATCATCACTGCCCAGCCAAGTGTGCAGGAGCAGTCTGTCTGTCCCCATTATTTATATGGATTTTTAACTGTCAGGGAAAAGATTAGTGCTGGAGAATTTGTCTCTTTAGCATCTGACTTGATCTGGCGAGAATGGAAAAGACAGCGACTGCCTGTCTTGGTGGGTGGAACCGGGCTTTATTTGCGTTCCTTGCTCTATGGGCTTGCTCCCATACCGTCTGTTCCAGATAGTGTTCGTGATGAGGTTAAACTAAAATGTATAAAACATGGTCCGGAAGCTTTGTATGCTGAGCTTAAAAAAGTTGATCCGGAATATGCGGAAAAAATCCACCCTAGGGATAGACAGCGTATAACCAGGGCCCTGGAAGTATACCTGGCAACAGGTACGACTATTTCTGACTGGCATAAACGACATAAGCCTGAGCTAAAGTTTTCAGCCTTAAAAATTGGTCTTATCCACGATCTGGATATGCTCACTGAAAGGCTAGCCATCCGTATTGATAAGATGCTTTCTCTTGGTGCAGTGGAAGAGGTAGAAAATGCTTACAAAATGTATAAAGATGAAACTTTGCCTGGTTTTAGCGGCATTGGTTGTCCGGAACTTATAGCTTATCTTAAGGGGCATCTGACTTTAGAAGAGGCCAAGAAGTTGTGGTTAAAAAATACTCGAGCCTATGCCAAGAGACAGATAACCTGGTTTAAAAAAGAAAAAAATATATTCTGGTTTAAACCACAGGAAGTAATGCTAGCTTGGGATAAAATAATCGCCTGGTTAGATTGA
- a CDS encoding YggT family protein, protein MFIFTNFLQAIASIVDTLLSLYFWVVIISALLSWVNPDPYNPIVRILRNLTEPVFYRVRKWLPFTYVGGVDLSPIVVLMAIQFLKIFLVQSMLQIAMQLN, encoded by the coding sequence ATGTTTATATTTACCAACTTTTTACAAGCAATAGCCAGTATTGTTGACACTCTTTTATCTTTATATTTTTGGGTAGTCATTATTTCTGCTTTACTTTCTTGGGTTAATCCTGATCCCTACAATCCAATCGTACGTATCTTGCGCAACCTGACAGAACCTGTTTTTTACCGTGTCCGTAAGTGGCTTCCCTTTACATATGTCGGCGGTGTAGATTTGTCTCCTATTGTCGTTTTAATGGCGATTCAATTTTTAAAAATATTTTTAGTGCAATCAATGCTTCAAATAGCTATGCAGCTAAATTGA
- the pgsA gene encoding CDP-diacylglycerol--glycerol-3-phosphate 3-phosphatidyltransferase, whose amino-acid sequence MNERNNWTIPNFLTVVRILITPSFVAAFVNENFYVAWWLFALAGITDAFDGFLARVLKQRSRLGAMLDPLADKVLLVTSFVCLGIKGWLPAWLVILVVSRDLIILGGLAVLHFWGVDISRKINPSWISKVTTMFQILLVFFVLVVKSTSWPVNWLLPKLVFVVVLLTIISGTHYVYRGLNYFFQNGD is encoded by the coding sequence ATGAACGAGCGAAACAACTGGACTATCCCCAATTTTTTAACGGTGGTAAGGATCCTCATTACTCCTAGTTTTGTAGCAGCCTTTGTTAATGAAAATTTTTATGTGGCCTGGTGGCTGTTTGCTTTGGCTGGAATTACCGATGCCTTTGATGGATTTCTGGCTAGGGTTTTAAAACAGCGCTCTAGGCTAGGGGCAATGCTTGATCCTTTGGCAGACAAGGTGCTGTTGGTGACATCATTTGTATGTCTGGGGATTAAAGGTTGGCTTCCGGCCTGGTTGGTAATTTTAGTTGTGAGTAGAGATTTGATAATTCTTGGTGGTTTGGCTGTCCTTCACTTTTGGGGAGTGGATATAAGCAGAAAAATTAATCCCTCTTGGATAAGCAAAGTGACGACCATGTTTCAAATTCTACTTGTTTTTTTTGTCCTTGTGGTCAAAAGTACGTCTTGGCCAGTTAACTGGCTGTTGCCCAAACTTGTTTTTGTGGTAGTATTGTTGACTATAATTTCTGGGACACATTATGTGTATAGAGGACTAAATTATTTTTTTCAAAATGGAGATTGA
- a CDS encoding twin-arginine translocase TatA/TatE family subunit — MFGIGIPELIIILVIVLVIFGANKLPEIGSGMGRAIKNFKKATSEPEEIDVTPDKKPEDDSEKNDSK; from the coding sequence ATGTTTGGAATAGGAATCCCCGAGCTAATCATTATTTTAGTCATAGTCTTAGTCATCTTTGGAGCCAACAAGTTACCGGAAATCGGCTCTGGAATGGGTAGGGCTATTAAAAACTTTAAAAAAGCCACTTCTGAGCCAGAAGAGATTGACGTCACTCCGGACAAAAAACCCGAAGACGATTCTGAAAAAAATGATTCCAAATAA
- the coaD gene encoding pantetheine-phosphate adenylyltransferase, producing MGKEKRVAIYPGTFDPLTNGHFCLVDRGLDIFDQIIVAVAHDSPKNPLFTLEERVEMAKEVFAGEPRIIVEPFAGLLIDYARKKKAKAILRGLRAVSDFEYEFQMALMNRKLDPMIQTVFLMTDYRWLYISSTIIKDVAKLGGNIHGLVPEVVEKKLLERFGKKGQG from the coding sequence ATGGGAAAAGAAAAACGCGTAGCCATTTATCCGGGCACATTTGATCCTCTTACTAATGGACATTTTTGTTTAGTTGACCGGGGCCTGGACATTTTTGATCAAATTATTGTGGCGGTGGCCCATGATTCCCCAAAAAATCCACTCTTTACCCTTGAGGAACGGGTGGAGATGGCCAAAGAGGTTTTTGCCGGAGAACCAAGAATTATAGTTGAACCTTTTGCAGGGCTTTTGATTGATTATGCCCGTAAAAAAAAGGCCAAGGCCATTCTAAGGGGACTGCGAGCTGTTTCTGATTTTGAATATGAATTTCAGATGGCCCTGATGAATAGAAAACTGGATCCTATGATTCAGACAGTATTCTTAATGACTGATTATAGATGGTTGTATATTAGTTCCACTATTATCAAGGATGTGGCCAAACTGGGCGGAAATATTCATGGTTTGGTTCCGGAAGTTGTTGAAAAGAAATTGTTGGAGCGTTTTGGGAAGAAAGGGCAAGGGTGA
- a CDS encoding rhodanese-like domain-containing protein, producing MDRIVIIGHGFVAYKFVTQVKKIAPKTEVLWFDEYSEEKYPLPLLSQLVQDGEKIENWSRARAKLKVGLDNFLFQRGEKPILGKRIQVNVPRKELTILTNMGHTAYQFDQIIIIPKVAVYPPTYVREEKVLIWPEQTCVQYVIDHFDELDNLIVVGNDLALVQVLLMARKKFIWIRENKTFFEPELEFYLEEHLKKKGVELRKVDKIENWSDKLNTREAERLVVFSGRIACDERWSENFGFDLDQLQTSLAQGLKSHDVYLIPILQDREQFLLQYNEEHLSNLARKLARSFFRNTGVVLGSESMELFLLQTGGKEFAKAGLSLNEARQKGFQAEFVVCVGYDDIWQKDEYVAKMIVDRETRQILGFQMAGAGGSRWTDMASVYINLRTKVDDILKDKFLAKGLKVNPLLRLARMAIHKLEPGILGITPDELLESKRDGADFFLLDVRSTQEWEKGRLPGAYNIPLNQLKKRVMEIPRFTPLVIYSHSSGRAYEAAKLLANMGAKQLYVIDGGYRLWPYQKDEEERRAPLPFRGNQCSMCGI from the coding sequence ATGGATAGAATAGTGATTATCGGCCATGGATTTGTTGCTTATAAGTTTGTGACCCAAGTAAAAAAGATTGCACCTAAAACTGAGGTGCTCTGGTTTGATGAATATAGTGAAGAGAAATATCCCCTGCCACTACTCAGTCAACTTGTTCAAGACGGAGAAAAGATTGAAAACTGGTCCAGAGCGAGAGCTAAACTTAAAGTAGGACTTGATAACTTTCTGTTTCAAAGGGGAGAAAAGCCAATTTTGGGAAAAAGAATTCAAGTAAATGTACCCAGGAAAGAACTTACAATTTTGACTAATATGGGGCATACTGCATATCAGTTTGACCAAATCATCATCATTCCCAAGGTAGCGGTTTATCCCCCTACATATGTCCGAGAAGAAAAGGTTTTGATTTGGCCTGAACAAACTTGTGTACAATATGTTATCGATCATTTTGATGAACTGGATAACCTGATAGTAGTTGGAAATGATTTGGCCCTTGTGCAGGTGCTATTGATGGCAAGGAAAAAGTTTATCTGGATAAGGGAGAACAAAACCTTTTTTGAGCCTGAGCTGGAATTTTACCTTGAAGAACATCTAAAGAAAAAGGGCGTTGAGCTTAGGAAAGTCGATAAAATAGAAAATTGGTCGGATAAGTTAAACACGAGAGAGGCTGAAAGATTAGTCGTCTTTTCAGGACGAATTGCTTGCGATGAAAGATGGAGTGAAAATTTTGGCTTTGATTTAGACCAGTTGCAAACATCGCTTGCTCAAGGTTTAAAGTCTCATGATGTTTACCTAATACCGATTTTACAGGACAGGGAACAGTTTTTGTTACAATATAATGAAGAACACTTGTCCAATTTGGCCCGAAAGTTGGCCCGGAGTTTTTTTAGGAATACGGGAGTTGTTTTGGGTTCGGAATCTATGGAATTATTTTTGTTACAAACCGGAGGCAAAGAGTTTGCAAAAGCAGGGCTAAGTTTAAACGAGGCCAGGCAAAAGGGTTTTCAAGCCGAGTTTGTGGTTTGTGTAGGATATGATGACATATGGCAAAAAGATGAATATGTGGCAAAAATGATCGTGGACAGGGAAACCAGACAGATTCTTGGTTTCCAGATGGCAGGGGCAGGGGGTAGTAGATGGACGGATATGGCCTCTGTATATATAAATTTACGGACTAAAGTGGATGATATCCTGAAAGACAAGTTTTTAGCCAAGGGTTTAAAAGTTAATCCTTTGCTACGATTGGCCAGGATGGCCATCCATAAGTTGGAGCCAGGCATCCTGGGCATAACTCCGGATGAATTACTGGAATCCAAAAGAGATGGGGCCGATTTTTTCCTTTTGGATGTGCGTTCTACTCAGGAATGGGAAAAAGGACGTCTGCCAGGTGCCTATAACATTCCTTTAAACCAGTTAAAGAAAAGAGTTATGGAAATTCCCAGATTTACGCCTCTGGTAATTTATTCTCACAGTTCTGGCCGGGCATATGAAGCAGCCAAATTGTTGGCCAATATGGGAGCCAAACAATTATATGTAATTGATGGGGGGTACAGGCTCTGGCCATATCAAAAAGATGAAGAAGAAAGAAGAGCGCCTTTACCTTTTAGAGGCAATCAATGTAGTATGTGTGGCATATAA